Proteins from one Deltaproteobacteria bacterium genomic window:
- a CDS encoding DUF4388 domain-containing protein: protein MGLALKFISGRYHSGEIELPEEGELSIGRTPERDLVLAEDMVSRMHAQLVIRRDALYLTDLGSTNGTFLNGEKIKRAELKLHDRILIGTSILKVIDPAEFSTGASERADVKAMMERLGKRPADSSTMSGDITEVPLPDLLQLFATNQKSGMLTISSELRGKIYIKEGKLIYAVIIGELPLSPIKALGRMLLWEKGAFVLEALDDKIEFAETFASDTESILLELMRQVDELKRLRSRVPDDEAQLSLRVPLVSPLSALAKLDLDTLQLAINFGLVRDIIDRSTGTDFEAYTSIEKLLNKGYLEINESPA, encoded by the coding sequence ATGGGTTTGGCACTAAAATTCATCTCTGGTCGTTACCATAGCGGAGAAATCGAACTCCCCGAAGAAGGCGAGTTGAGTATTGGGCGTACCCCAGAGAGAGACTTAGTACTCGCAGAAGACATGGTATCACGCATGCACGCGCAACTCGTTATTCGTCGTGATGCTTTGTATCTTACTGATTTGGGATCAACCAATGGCACCTTTTTAAATGGTGAAAAAATTAAACGTGCCGAACTCAAATTGCATGACCGTATATTGATTGGTACCTCAATACTAAAAGTTATTGACCCGGCTGAATTTTCTACTGGTGCTAGTGAACGAGCTGACGTTAAAGCCATGATGGAGCGACTTGGTAAACGTCCTGCCGATAGCTCGACCATGAGTGGAGATATCACTGAAGTACCATTACCTGACTTACTACAACTCTTCGCAACTAATCAAAAATCAGGAATGTTAACTATCAGTAGTGAGCTGCGTGGTAAAATATATATTAAAGAAGGAAAATTAATTTATGCTGTTATCATCGGTGAATTGCCATTATCACCAATTAAAGCATTAGGTCGTATGCTACTATGGGAAAAGGGTGCATTTGTACTCGAAGCACTAGATGATAAAATCGAATTCGCCGAAACTTTCGCATCTGACACTGAAAGCATTCTTTTAGAACTTATGCGTCAAGTTGACGAACTTAAACGCTTACGTTCGCGAGTTCCTGATGATGAAGCCCAATTAAGTTTGCGAGTTCCGTTGGTTTCACCACTGTCAGCATTAGCAAAACTTGATCTTGATACGCTACAACTAGCGATAAATTTCGGCCTTGTTCGAGATATTATCGATCGCTCTACTGGTACTGATTTTGAAGCTTACACCAGTATTGAAAAACTTCTTAACAAAGGCTATCTCGAAATCAATGAGTCGCCAGCCTAA
- a CDS encoding DNA alkylation repair protein: protein MSAQSILKQLKSMGSKEKRDSMSKYAINVNNAFGISLVKLRQIAKQIGTNHKLALALWTTGNTEARMLACFIDDPSAVTPAQMRLAN from the coding sequence ATGAGTGCGCAATCCATACTAAAACAATTAAAAAGTATGGGCAGCAAAGAAAAACGCGATAGTATGTCAAAGTATGCTATTAATGTTAACAATGCTTTTGGTATTTCGCTGGTTAAACTTCGCCAAATCGCCAAACAAATAGGCACCAATCATAAACTAGCGCTTGCTTTATGGACTACTGGTAATACTGAGGCACGAATGCTTGCCTGTTTCATTGATGACCCATCTGCTGTTACTCCAGCGCAGATGCGTCTCGCCAACTAA
- a CDS encoding tetratricopeptide repeat protein, producing the protein MDELRQLLALGTSYYQKGDYETALPLLEQIITRTQVFADVYNMLGVIYHGLGQFSKAEKYFIKALEINPGYIEAALNAAVLFNNTGKYEEAKKSYTQALTANKHQAGELDLHVAGKIANMHCEIGDAYQAAGRPKDAIVEYYKALSLGPSFVDIRVKLAIALHQSGNTYSAIDELSRVINERPDYHPARIQLGLCLFTCGHESEALNTWNEVLAKDPNNATAAMYVKLVGGPQYT; encoded by the coding sequence ATGGATGAATTGCGCCAGTTACTTGCACTTGGCACAAGTTATTACCAAAAAGGCGACTACGAAACGGCGCTGCCCTTGTTAGAGCAAATTATTACTCGTACTCAGGTCTTTGCCGATGTCTATAATATGTTGGGGGTGATTTATCATGGTCTCGGACAATTTTCTAAAGCTGAAAAATATTTTATTAAAGCTCTTGAAATAAATCCTGGATATATCGAAGCTGCGCTTAATGCTGCTGTTTTATTCAATAACACTGGAAAATACGAAGAAGCCAAAAAAAGCTATACGCAAGCTCTTACGGCAAATAAGCATCAGGCTGGTGAACTCGACCTCCATGTTGCTGGTAAAATAGCCAACATGCATTGCGAGATCGGTGATGCTTATCAAGCTGCTGGGCGTCCCAAAGATGCAATAGTTGAGTATTATAAAGCTTTAAGTCTTGGCCCCTCCTTTGTTGATATTCGCGTCAAATTAGCAATAGCATTGCACCAATCAGGAAATACTTACAGTGCTATTGACGAACTTTCTCGTGTAATTAACGAACGTCCTGACTATCATCCTGCTAGAATTCAGCTAGGTTTATGTTTATTTACTTGTGGTCATGAAAGCGAAGCACTTAATACTTGGAATGAAGTCTTAGCAAAAGACCCAAACAATGCTACAGCTGCAATGTATGTAAAATTAGTAGGTGGCCCACAGTATACGTGA
- a CDS encoding DUF3795 domain-containing protein: MKPILADSNLVAYCGLYCGACKKYLDSHCPGCHENTKASWCLVRKCCQQHQYLSCADCQEFSDPAACGKFSNIFAKIFGFIFKSDRKACIAKIKELGLNQYASFMCKHHRHSLPRHNFRTNEKT; the protein is encoded by the coding sequence ATGAAACCAATATTAGCAGACAGCAATCTTGTGGCTTATTGCGGCTTGTATTGTGGAGCGTGTAAAAAATACCTAGATTCACATTGCCCAGGTTGCCACGAAAATACCAAGGCAAGTTGGTGCTTGGTGCGAAAGTGTTGTCAGCAACACCAATACTTAAGCTGTGCCGATTGCCAAGAATTTAGCGACCCTGCTGCTTGTGGTAAATTTAGTAATATTTTTGCAAAAATTTTTGGATTTATCTTTAAGTCTGACCGTAAAGCTTGTATCGCAAAAATTAAAGAGTTGGGTTTAAATCAATATGCCAGCTTTATGTGTAAACATCACAGGCATAGCTTACCACGTCATAACTTTCGAACAAATGAAAAAACATGA
- a CDS encoding DUF1311 domain-containing protein: MKSVILILLGFNLVVADDMSIADEREKCEQKSSSTAEKIVCINKEELVWDSLMNRDFKRIMNNLSADEKAKFRNVQKTWLAYRDAIFEISKIIEVKHYGKEDGSLLNARIKKDIVKYQSEILMSLAADWE; the protein is encoded by the coding sequence ATGAAATCAGTTATCCTTATTTTGTTGGGATTTAATTTGGTTGTTGCAGACGATATGTCGATAGCTGATGAAAGAGAAAAATGCGAACAAAAGAGTTCATCAACAGCAGAGAAAATTGTCTGTATAAATAAAGAAGAGCTCGTTTGGGATTCATTAATGAATCGAGACTTTAAACGCATTATGAATAACCTATCTGCTGACGAAAAAGCCAAATTTCGTAACGTTCAAAAAACATGGCTTGCCTACAGAGATGCTATTTTTGAGATCAGCAAAATAATTGAAGTCAAACACTACGGCAAAGAGGACGGCTCGCTCTTAAATGCAAGAATCAAAAAAGATATCGTTAAATATCAATCAGAGATTTTAATGAGTTTAGCTGCAGACTGGGAATAG
- a CDS encoding proline--tRNA ligase, which yields MTNKQTEKKTNTNANNSNKNPDKITPRDVDYSRWYLDVIRQASLAEAAEVVKGCMVIKPHGYGIWEKIQRGLDDMFKATGHQNAYFPLLIPESFIKREAEHVEGFSPELAVVTHAGGKQLEEPYVIRPTSETIIGHFFSRWIESWRDLPLLINQWANVMRWELRTRLFLRTGEFLWQEGHTAHANHEEAREEVMRMLNIYAQFAEEFMAMPVVRGQKTQSEKFAGALASYSIEAMMQDGKALQSGTSHDLGQNFGKAFDVKFQNRDGELEYVWQTSWGVSTRLLGGLIMTHSDDNGLVLPPKLAPIQAVIVPIFGKDADEAAVKAEGEKLAAELRDLGIAVNFDTRDHKPGFKYFEWEQKGVPLRIELGPRDIKKGQVMIKDRIANEKATWQRAGIGERAKEFMNDFQKRLFTRAKSNLEQNSVKVDTWDDFLSVFAEQNSKFVYAHWDGTAETEAKIKEQTKVTIRNIPFSSEAETGKCILTGKPSERRVLFAKSY from the coding sequence ATGACTAACAAACAAACAGAAAAAAAAACCAATACCAATGCAAATAACTCAAACAAGAACCCTGATAAAATAACACCACGCGATGTTGATTACTCGCGCTGGTATCTTGATGTTATTCGTCAAGCCAGTCTTGCTGAAGCTGCTGAAGTCGTCAAAGGTTGTATGGTTATTAAACCTCACGGCTATGGTATTTGGGAAAAAATCCAACGTGGTCTTGATGATATGTTTAAAGCTACTGGCCATCAGAATGCCTATTTTCCGCTGCTAATTCCTGAAAGTTTTATTAAGCGCGAAGCAGAACATGTCGAAGGTTTCTCACCCGAGCTTGCGGTAGTAACCCATGCTGGTGGCAAACAACTTGAAGAACCTTATGTTATCAGACCTACTTCAGAAACAATTATCGGCCATTTCTTTTCACGTTGGATTGAAAGCTGGCGTGATTTGCCGTTGCTGATAAATCAATGGGCTAATGTCATGCGCTGGGAGTTACGCACGCGCTTGTTTTTACGTACTGGCGAATTTTTATGGCAAGAAGGTCATACAGCACACGCCAATCATGAAGAAGCACGTGAAGAAGTCATGCGTATGCTTAATATTTACGCCCAGTTTGCCGAAGAATTTATGGCTATGCCGGTGGTGCGTGGGCAAAAGACCCAAAGTGAAAAATTTGCCGGCGCCTTAGCAAGCTATTCAATAGAAGCTATGATGCAAGACGGCAAAGCCCTGCAATCAGGTACTAGTCACGATTTAGGGCAAAACTTTGGCAAAGCCTTTGATGTAAAATTTCAAAATCGCGACGGTGAGCTTGAATATGTTTGGCAGACATCATGGGGCGTTTCAACTCGCTTGCTTGGTGGTCTGATCATGACCCATTCAGATGATAATGGTTTAGTGCTGCCACCAAAATTAGCCCCAATTCAAGCGGTTATTGTACCAATTTTTGGTAAAGATGCGGATGAGGCAGCTGTCAAAGCTGAAGGTGAAAAACTTGCTGCTGAGCTACGTGATCTTGGTATTGCAGTAAATTTTGATACCCGTGACCATAAACCTGGTTTCAAATATTTTGAGTGGGAACAAAAAGGCGTGCCTTTGCGTATTGAACTTGGTCCTCGTGATATAAAAAAGGGTCAAGTGATGATTAAAGACCGCATTGCTAATGAAAAAGCTACATGGCAGCGTGCTGGTATTGGTGAGCGTGCAAAAGAATTTATGAATGATTTTCAAAAGCGTTTGTTTACTCGCGCTAAAAGCAATTTAGAACAAAACTCGGTAAAAGTAGACACTTGGGATGATTTTCTATCAGTGTTTGCTGAGCAAAACTCAAAATTTGTTTATGCGCATTGGGATGGTACTGCTGAAACCGAAGCAAAAATTAAAGAGCAAACCAAAGTTACTATTCGCAATATTCCATTTAGTAGCGAAGCTGAGACCGGTAAATGTATATTAACCGGTAAGCCTTCAGAGCGTCGCGTGCTTTTTGCTAAATCGTATTAA